A stretch of Ipomoea triloba cultivar NCNSP0323 chromosome 13, ASM357664v1 DNA encodes these proteins:
- the LOC116000907 gene encoding protein PLASTID TRANSCRIPTIONALLY ACTIVE 14 isoform X1 — translation MVTSTLIHQPSHFLVSANHHCRRWRLPTQAIVVTRRRPIIRAEIAAASANGAAASTSTVTLDLPDSSSSPSSFPLFHPPSQPEETPASQLELADPDFYKIGFVRSFRAYGVEFREGPDGYGVFASKDVEPLRRSRIIMEIPLELMLTISQKLPWMFFPDIIPVGHPIFDIINSTNPETDWDLRLACLLLYAFDCKDNFWQLYGDFLPSAEECTSLLLAKEEDLLELQDQNLASTIREQQDRALAFWEKNWHPTMPLKIKRLAREPERFIWAVSMAQSRCINMRMTLGALVQDANMFVPYADMLNHSFQPNCFFHWRFKDRMLEVMINAGQRIKRGDELTINYMAAQKNDFFMQRYGFSSPVNPWDVIQFSGNAQIHRDSFLSVFNISGLPEDYYHNTGKLSNEGDSFVDGAVIAAARTLPTWSDRDMPPIPSLERKAVKELQEECLQMLAEFPTTSEQDQKILDSLSEPRRTLETAIKYRLHKKLFIEKVMQTLEIYQDRILF, via the exons ATGGTGACTTCTACTCTGATTCATCAACCCTCCCATTTTCTGGTCTCCGCAAATCACCACTGCCGGCGGTGGCGGCTCCCCACTCAG GCCATTGTTGTAACAAGACGCAGACCAATTATAAGAGCTGAAATTGCTGCTGCTAGTGCTAATGGCGCTGCTGCTTCTACTAGTACAGTTACTCTTGACCTCCCTGATTCTTCTTCATCTCCTTCTTCGTTCCCTCTCTTTCACCCGCCTTCTCAGCCTGAAGAAACACCTGCTTCTCAG TTGGAGCTGGCAGACCCTGATTTCTACAAGATAGGGTTTGTGAGAAGTTTCCGAGCATATGGAGTTGAATTCAGGGAAGGACCCGATGGGTATGGAGTATTTGCTTCCAAAGACGTTGAGCCTCTTCGTCGTTCCAGG ATCATCATGGAAATCCCATTAGAGTTGATGTTAACAATAAGTCAAAAGCTTCCTTGGATGTTTTTCCCTGACATTATACCCGTGGGTCATCCTATATTTGACATTATTAATTCCACCAATCCAGAG ACAGATTGGGACCTAAGGTTGGCATGCCTTCTTTTGTATGCCTTTGATTGCAAGGACAACTTTTGGCAACTCTATGGTGACTTCTTGCCAAGTGCTGAAGAATGCACTAGCTTGCTTCTAGCTAAAGAG GAGGACCTTTTGGAGTTGCAGGATCAAAATCTTGCTTCAACTATTAGAGAACAGCAAGATCGGGCCCTTGCATTTTGGGAAAAGAATTGG CACCCTACTATGCCACTAAAGATAAAGCGTCTTGCTCGTGAGCCAGAGAGATTTATTTGGGCAGTGAGTATGGCACAGTCTCGTTGTATCAACATGCGGATGACACTTGGTGCACTGGTTCAAGATGCAAATATGTTTGTTCCTTATGCTG ATATGCTGAATCATTCCTTTCAGCCAAATTGCTTTTTCCATTGGCGTTTCAAGGACCGAATGCTTGAAGTGATGATAAATGCAGGTCAACGAATAAAAAGAGGAGATGAG TTGACAATCAATTATATGGCTGCGCAGAAGAACGACTTTTTCATGCAAAGATATGGATTTTCATCACCCGTG aATCCTTGGGATGTCATCCAGTTCTCTGGAAATGCACAAATTCATAGGGACTCTTTCTTATCCGTTTTTAACATATCTGGCCTTCCAGAAGATTATTACCACAATA CAGGTAAGCTATCAAACGAGGGAGATAGTTTTGTTGATGGAGCAGTTATAGCAGCAGCAAGAACATTGCCTACTTGGTCAGATAGAGACATGCCCCCAATTCCTAGTCTTGAGAGGAAAGCTGTGAAGGAATTGCAAGAAGAATGCCTGCAGATGCTTGCAGAATTCCCGACAACTTCTGAGCAAGACCAGAAAATCCTAG ATTCTTTGTCTGAACCGAGGAGGACTCTTGAAACAGCAATAAA GTACAGATTGCACAAGAAGTTATTCATAGAGAAGGTCATGCAAACGCTAGAGATTTATCAAGACCGCATTCTGTTCTAG
- the LOC116000907 gene encoding protein PLASTID TRANSCRIPTIONALLY ACTIVE 14 isoform X2, with protein MVTSTLIHQPSHFLVSANHHCRRWRLPTQAIVVTRRRPIIRAEIAAASANGAAASTSTVTLDLPDSSSSPSSFPLFHPPSQPEETPASQLELADPDFYKIGFVRSFRAYGVEFREGPDGYGVFASKDVEPLRRSRIIMEIPLELMLTISQKLPWMFFPDIIPVGHPIFDIINSTNPETDWDLRLACLLLYAFDCKDNFWQLYGDFLPSAEECTSLLLAKEEDLLELQDQNLASTIREQQDRALAFWEKNWHPTMPLKIKRLAREPERFIWAVSMAQSRCINMRMTLGALVQDANMFVPYADMLNHSFQPNCFFHWRFKDRMLEVMINAGQRIKRGDELTINYMAAQKNDFFMQRYGFSSPVNPWDVIQFSGNAQIHRDSFLSVFNISGLPEDYYHNSKLSNEGDSFVDGAVIAAARTLPTWSDRDMPPIPSLERKAVKELQEECLQMLAEFPTTSEQDQKILDSLSEPRRTLETAIKYRLHKKLFIEKVMQTLEIYQDRILF; from the exons ATGGTGACTTCTACTCTGATTCATCAACCCTCCCATTTTCTGGTCTCCGCAAATCACCACTGCCGGCGGTGGCGGCTCCCCACTCAG GCCATTGTTGTAACAAGACGCAGACCAATTATAAGAGCTGAAATTGCTGCTGCTAGTGCTAATGGCGCTGCTGCTTCTACTAGTACAGTTACTCTTGACCTCCCTGATTCTTCTTCATCTCCTTCTTCGTTCCCTCTCTTTCACCCGCCTTCTCAGCCTGAAGAAACACCTGCTTCTCAG TTGGAGCTGGCAGACCCTGATTTCTACAAGATAGGGTTTGTGAGAAGTTTCCGAGCATATGGAGTTGAATTCAGGGAAGGACCCGATGGGTATGGAGTATTTGCTTCCAAAGACGTTGAGCCTCTTCGTCGTTCCAGG ATCATCATGGAAATCCCATTAGAGTTGATGTTAACAATAAGTCAAAAGCTTCCTTGGATGTTTTTCCCTGACATTATACCCGTGGGTCATCCTATATTTGACATTATTAATTCCACCAATCCAGAG ACAGATTGGGACCTAAGGTTGGCATGCCTTCTTTTGTATGCCTTTGATTGCAAGGACAACTTTTGGCAACTCTATGGTGACTTCTTGCCAAGTGCTGAAGAATGCACTAGCTTGCTTCTAGCTAAAGAG GAGGACCTTTTGGAGTTGCAGGATCAAAATCTTGCTTCAACTATTAGAGAACAGCAAGATCGGGCCCTTGCATTTTGGGAAAAGAATTGG CACCCTACTATGCCACTAAAGATAAAGCGTCTTGCTCGTGAGCCAGAGAGATTTATTTGGGCAGTGAGTATGGCACAGTCTCGTTGTATCAACATGCGGATGACACTTGGTGCACTGGTTCAAGATGCAAATATGTTTGTTCCTTATGCTG ATATGCTGAATCATTCCTTTCAGCCAAATTGCTTTTTCCATTGGCGTTTCAAGGACCGAATGCTTGAAGTGATGATAAATGCAGGTCAACGAATAAAAAGAGGAGATGAG TTGACAATCAATTATATGGCTGCGCAGAAGAACGACTTTTTCATGCAAAGATATGGATTTTCATCACCCGTG aATCCTTGGGATGTCATCCAGTTCTCTGGAAATGCACAAATTCATAGGGACTCTTTCTTATCCGTTTTTAACATATCTGGCCTTCCAGAAGATTATTACCACAATA GTAAGCTATCAAACGAGGGAGATAGTTTTGTTGATGGAGCAGTTATAGCAGCAGCAAGAACATTGCCTACTTGGTCAGATAGAGACATGCCCCCAATTCCTAGTCTTGAGAGGAAAGCTGTGAAGGAATTGCAAGAAGAATGCCTGCAGATGCTTGCAGAATTCCCGACAACTTCTGAGCAAGACCAGAAAATCCTAG ATTCTTTGTCTGAACCGAGGAGGACTCTTGAAACAGCAATAAA GTACAGATTGCACAAGAAGTTATTCATAGAGAAGGTCATGCAAACGCTAGAGATTTATCAAGACCGCATTCTGTTCTAG